The genomic stretch ATATACTTATCCAGCCGTTACAATTATTAGAAAAGAACAAAGACACCGCAAAATTATGGTGTTTTTTAACATGTCCAAAGATGAACATAGATTTCTAGGGAGCACAAATGGGGAAGAACTCTGAAAGACAGATCTGCAGTCATTATCGTGATAATCAATGTCAATTTGTCTCTTTTACATATTTGGTTCTCAACCTCTAAGAAGGCTCAAAAGATGTTCTTTTATTATTTCCTCTATCACATTTTACGTGATACgctttttttagtttattttgaaaatgaaagacatatttttatattcaaaataatttaactttaaattttttgttttatttataatGAAATTTTATAACCAAACAAATATTTATAATTAATTTTAGTCCATAAAATttaatctttctttctttttaaaattttgtgCCAAGTTAACTAGTGCTACATCAACTGAGAAGGAGTAATTAGTACTATATTATGCAACTTGCTAAGCACCTAACATGAACAAAACTTGAGCCAGTGTTGAGAGAGGGAGAGCTAACTAGTCAGTTCAGTGGGATAATATAAACTTAAGTTCTTGATCAAATTGACCTGTCTTGTTGGGATGACAATTTTATTGATTAAATcataaaataaaagagagaaagagagagaggagagaataGTGTTTGAAGGATGGATGTGTtaggattattttatttttataataactATGGTGTCCGACCAACTTGTATGCACCTAAATTAATTCTAAATGTTACTTATTATTTCCTACCATTACCATCGCATATATGAACTAACACGGTCTACGGACATATGGAAACCTAGTGTTTTTGCATCTGTACCTTAGATCTCGTGATTCTCCATCTACTTCATATACCATTAGCCCACACCTTTGGACGCAAAGGTGTTAGGATTGTTGGGAGATGCATGCACATTCTTAGGGCCAGGCCATACTCGTCCCTCGCCCGGTGACAGTTGCACATTTTAAAAATagtaacataataataataataataataataataataatgttcaTAAAATAACGGGCACTACTTGTGCAAAATCCTGTGTATATCATTATCCTGTGTAGTTTCAACCCACCAATGATAGCATCAAGAAGTCTTATCAACTATCCCCAAGGGAGCTGGCTAAAAAGCTCTAACGCATTGCAAATACACCTCCAGTACCAAAGCTTCATTTTCTCTTTTGAATACTTTATACAAACACTATATGATATAGTCTAACTGTACCCGTAAATCATATCCCCTATTCAAAGCTTGACAAAGATACACCATATACATAACTTTAAGAACCAATGAACTGTGTAATCATCCCTCCTCCTCGTCATTTCCTTAAATAGAATAGTGAAAGTAAAATAAGAAATCAATTAAGAAATACATTCATACAAATAAGACGAAGATGCTAAGTGATTCAGGGGAAAAACAATAATACCATCACTCGGCGTTTTATCTTATACATGTTAGAGCAACTATGGGATTTTACACGAGGAAGATCACATATAGCACAACCCAAAATACATCCTAAAATGAAAAAGATTATTCGACTACATTGATTTAACGTATCTGCACCTAACTCTACAAAATTTCTACTGAACAAAATTTAAAGGGACCATGAAGAGCACAGACAATCAATTGGGTGCTCAACACCAGTTGGCATTTCCACAGCTTTCGCGAAATATCAGCGATGTGAACTGTGGAGGCATGATTATGACAGTTTTAACAAGTAACATTAGACTTGTAAATCATTTGAAATTCAATATCACACCATGTTGTCTCGAAAGCCCAGACCACACTGAAGAAAAATCTTACAAGCCAACCCAGTAAGAGCGACCATTACAGTTGTGTATAGGAGATGAACTGGGAGAAGTCACGCACCACTCGTACCAAACCTATTTTCCATGAAGCAAAAAATTCAGAGATTGCATTCAACAACTCATAATGAGGTTAGGAGCAGATACGTCTTTCAAGTAAATTTTCACATCTGGGTCCGAGTATGGAAATTCAGATTATCGAGGACAAGGATTCAGTTTTCACTCAAAAGGGAATTTTCCATTCTGCCCGGAATTTCATCCAAATCACTTCATGATTTTATTATCAAAATCATTACTCTATGTGATACAAAATGGGATCAAACACAAACATGTTTGGAAATAATTACCTTTGAAGTACCACAGCAACGCCAAATATGAACTTCTAGAGGAACACCCGGTTGAGCAACGATAGGCGTCCGCAATGGGAAAAATATAGGGAACCTGGTAAGAATGAGTAAGAAGTTAAATCGAGGTGTACTAACGATTTAGTGGGTAATTAATTGTACTTCACCAAAACAAAGTGCTATAAAAAAGAGAATAACACTACATCTACACCAAAAGACTAAGTAACTCAAAGAAGATAGCTCAAATGCCTCTACACGCCCCTAGAAAAAAAGCAGGCAGAACAAAGAATTGGCATACCAGCTGAACATGTTCGGTGTTGCTGTTGATGGTTCAATACCAAGATGAACGTCCTTGTAAAGTACAGCATCAAAGTAGCCTGCAAATCCTGTTATTTATAGGCGAAATCAATGAGAAGTCAGGCAGAAGTAAACAGAAACTATTCTTGTATAAAGCTTTACTAAACCAAGCATTGGTAAAACCAACAATCTAACACCACATCAGTCCAAAAGATTAAAAGAAACTATGTATTCCTAACTCATCAGTCCCTTAGCTCATGGGAATATGATGAATTCCGCCAATGCTGGACATGGAAACTTAGACGGATAGACTTGACAACATTAACGAATTGCAATAACAGTAAAAAAGAAACCTTTTGTTTTCTGTATAATCATCGACAGATTACCATTGGCATCAATACAATATGAAGTAACTCGCAGAAGGATGAATGACTTCTCCTCGCTTAAAAGAAAAAACAGACAGGGAAACAATTGAGCAGTAGCACATATTCCTTTTGAACAAGGCACCGGTGAAACCAGCTCCCACTTGCCAAAACCATTATGCCTCAACCCCAAGCTATTTTCAGATGGCAATAAATTCTTACTAAATCCATTTGGCTCTATTTAGATGAAGGAAATGGATCTGTTTGGATCAGGAGCCCAAAAAGACCATTAATTGCTAGATATTATGACACATTCATGCTAATCCAAATCGAATGAATAAAATGATTTACGTTCACTGCGTATTCATCAACTTTGGTTTTTCCTAAAGTTACTATAATTTGTTCTAAGATATACTTTAATTTTATTTAGCAAAAAAAGAATGCTTATAATTTCTTCAAAGAGGTTTATTGGAAATGGGGCCAGGTCAAAATGCCAATTGGGAACTGTTGAATAAATAGAAAACAGTTGCAAAAATGGATATATTATATGGGCAGAACGAGGAAACACAACCAAGGTGAAATGTAGACATGCCCAAAAGTCCATCCAAGACAATATATATCATCCGCTCTGACCAAAAGGTTTAACCACTAGCCCAGCGAACAAAGACTAATAAACTTATGGTTCAACAGCTGAGTAAATAATGAAAGTGGTAACATAGGGACAAAATTTTGTTCTGGATTAATGTTAAACTGGGTTCAATGAGCATCTCTAAAATGTCACCATTTCTTCAGTGCATCTATCTTTACACCATCCTTCACTAAAAACTAAGGCATCATTTGGACTATATTATCCAGCAACAATTTCACGATGAGGAGAGTGTTTAGATACCCATCTTTTTTTTCACCCTTTATCACAAATTTCTGAATCTGTAGCTGATTAGTAACGACAAACATCATTCTTcatatttatggtatttaactacAAAGTGAAGCACATGAAATCAGTATATGAGAATGACAAATACCATGAACCAGGGCTGATCCAGTGTCAGTGGGTATCTCAAATCGTAGCTTCTTATACCGATGATTGCTTTTCGTAGTTGAGTGCTCTGGATGATTGAATGTAAAGACCTAACAAAAGATAGAATAACCAAATTTAAGCTGCAGAAGTGATAGCTCCTCCAAATGACATAATACCTTTGAGTTAGCACCAGCAGTACCTAtgccttctttcttttttccttcttttctttttgggtaaTTTTTCCTCTTTAAATCATCAGGTTCTCTTTACTCTTTGCCTTTGGGACACAGGATGTGGTTCACTACAGTGAGGTTGGAAATGGGATGCTCCACATCTCAAAATCACTAGTACTCATAAAGTCAtaacatttttctttttcatgcaTTGTTAATTTTTCGTTATTTTCTTCCTTGCTCTTGTGGAGAAGAGGAGTGTTATGTCTGGTTCACGTTACTCACTTTACTGTTCGTGAAACACATTGAGTGGATTCAATCATCAGTATGAATTTCATTATGTTTCTGTGCTAAGCTTCTTCTTTGTTTCCCCGAAACCAGTTGCAACATTTTGAAGGGAGAAAATTTACAAAGGTAACCTTGTGATTCTTTTTTCCCAGGAGTCAGCAGTTTAAGCAACTCTTATGAGTGTCTTTGAACATTTTGCAATGTTTAGCCTTTTCAACATTCCCAGGAGTCAGCAGTTTAAGCAACTCTTATGAGTGTCTTTGAACATTTTGCAATGTTTAGCCTTTTCAACAGTGTGTAAATTTATTTGCTGATCTCATTAGCGGAAAAACTGTAAAATTCTAATCAGGATGCTTCATGACGTAAAGGAACTTACTGGTTGAGGAGAAGTAAGTCTCGCTATACGATGGAGCTTGACAACATAAGCAGTTTCGAAGTGCACAAGATCTTTGTGAGATTTGATCTGTGATAATTGTATCAATCATATAAAAGCTAAAATAGATAAAGTGAACATGCAAAACTTAAAAGGGAGGTCACTACACCCCATATAATATTAAAAAATGAGGGCTTACATCGTTGTATAATTTTGAAGCAGTCACAGGCTGGAAAAAACTTGTATACCTGAAATAAGCAAAGAAATTTAATATCATTGCAGATTAGTAAAAATTGTAAGTTTAGACGGACATAATCCACTTCTAAATCGATTGCAAAATGTGCAgttaagaaaataaaagagattGAAACTACAGGAAACAGTGAGAAGACAAACATCGTTTCTCAAGGAGACAAATTTCCAATATAGGTGTTTATGTCACCAAAGGAACTTCAGTGCTCCTCATGGAATTACTGTACCTCCCCAAATTTGTAATGGAATCACAGAAGTCTAATATTATCAGACATGTGAGCTAATTAGTAAGTTTCTACTGCAGATGCTCACAAATGAGCAGGCGCTAACCCTATTCATATACGATCTTCACTGCAAGAGAGCAGTGAAATATTAATCAGATATGTGGATCGTGTTTAACTAGTGTATACCCTTAAACATAAAAAAACAAATGACCATATACAGTATTTGAATACATACGATGATGGAATTGAAATTCCGTCTTCCTTAAGGAATCTCTGAGCACCGTCGAGACACTCAGGTGACAGCTCATTGTCACCAAATGACCCAAGCAATTCACTAACCTGTATTAGTTAAAAATATATGATGAGTGAGGAATTCAAACGACAATTTGCAAATGAAAGAACAAACATTATATTTTATGAAGAAGATGAATTGTTTCTTGATCTGAAGACTCGGTTTAATACCAAAATGTCAGCTTTCTCCGGAGCATCCCAGCAGCGCATGTCACTTGAAACTATGGTGACAATTTTTTCCCAGCCCTCAATCTTTAGTAAGCTCTGTCTCAAATAAACAGTGTACGCCAAGATAATAAACATTAATGAGTCAGCTAAAACAGTAAAAGAGAAGTCAGTTAGCTCCCAAATCTTCCAACAAAGGGTTTTATGGAAAGAGAATAAAACAACTAACGATTTGGATCTTCCACCAAATTTGAAGTCAATAAAGATCCAGAATCCATAAGTGATGTGAAATGCATGGAACAAAGGATTCAGAGTTTTGCTTAATCTTCAAATTATGATTTCCCCCCTTTATACATTTCAGGTATACGTAATATGTCTCTCAGCATCCATACATCCAGCTTTATATTGCACTCTTTACATTGTGGGACGTCTCAAAATGTTTAACACCGTTCCATTTCCATTCAACTTTCACAACATTGAAGAATTCAAATTCATTAAACTATTTGACTTTCATATTTTATCTGATGTTTTAATAAATTTTCTGTCTATTACTTCAATATTTCTTCCATTATCCTCAGATAATTTATATATAAGTCAAACTAGAATCTAAACAGCCCAAAATTTCAAAATCCAGCCATTTCGATGCTTTCTTATTTCAGTGGGTATCTTAGAATAGCTACTGGAGTTTATGAGAACTAAACACATTCTAGACTTGAAAAGAAAGGAATAGCCACAATATCCACGCATCAAAAGTTCATGAAGCTAAATTAAAAAAGACAACAATGAATGATTACATGTAGGGTGACAATTGCATTTGGATTTTTCTCGACAGCATAAACTCTCAACTTGCGTCCAGTTTCTTCAGCAGCCTGTTAGCGACAaggtaaacaaaacaaaaacaaaaaaggatgATATATTGGCAAAAGTCAATAGTCTGTCTTccatttttttcttgtttttacaTTCTCTACAGTAAGACATTTACACCTGCAAAGAAGCTCTGACGAGAGGTCCACGTCCAGCTCCAACAACCATTAACACCTGCAACAAGCATTTAAAGAAGTCAGATTAACGGCTGAGGATGCCACCAAAATTAAACTCAAGATGAAGTCCCGAGCTGTTTAAATGAGAACAAGTTAACATCTAAGCAAGATAGATAATTTTCAAGACAAAACCCTTACAGTAGTGATTGTAGATGCATTTTCATCTGGAACCCTGTCCACTAAAGCTTTCGCAACCGCTCTTTGATACTGCGCCAGAATAGGAGTCAACAGTGATCAGGGAACACAACTTTACTAGTAAACAATACACTTACCGCTCAATATTTACCAATTAACCACTGACTCTTCCCCAACGTTATGAAGGGAAGGCCAGTTGCGAATAATTAAAAGGACTACGGAAAGGAATCAAGTGAAAGATAATAAGGTGTAACATGTGAGTGTATATCCGTACATGTATTTGCTAAGGATGATGAAAACATGAAAAGCAAAGCAATCAGGCAGCTACAGTTTTCAACTATATGATGAATGAGACAAAACAtttacaacaacaacccagtataatcccactagcggggtctggggagggtagtgtgtacgcagaccttacccctaccctggggtagagaggctgtttccaaatagaccctcggcatccttccctccaagaactccccaccttgctcttggggtgactcgaactcacaacctcttggttggaagtggaggttgcttaccatcagagcaacccctcttgtcgaATGAGACAAAACATTTATTTTACAAATATGATTTCCTTGTATCCGAAAATTTTATTGTGCCCTTTGGCTTCCACTGGATAAGGATGCAAGTTAAGAGAAAGAGCAACCATCTTAAGTGTCTTCAAAATGCAAAATATAGAATTATTAGGGTAGCGAATTTAAATAATCCTTGCTTTAGTGGGAGTATAAGGTACAGATTAGATGGAGTTTGTTCATTATCAGATCAATTCTACCCCAACTTGCACAACTATTTGAATTGTAGTCTGCATTTCGATAAATTTTGAGATTCCTCAAACGACTTCATACGAAAATATTTGGGGAAAAACTAAGGAATAAACACAAGCACAATGAAAGAGTCAGATCTCTTGCTATTCAAGTGGTGAAGACTAAAACCAAAGTGCTAACACCATGTTGTCAACATCTGTACACGTCCCTTAACAGGGCAGCCTCTTGTTTCTCCCAAAAACAACAATAGATGATAACAGATTAAATTTTAATGGACATTTTTCTTTCAAACAGAAATGAGCATTGCAAAGGTATaccagttttaatttttttttataaaagacACTGCTTAGTACTTCAGAACATTCTAACCTATAGCAACTACCAACAAGCCCTGACTAAGTTTTGTTTGAGCTTTGTTGCTATAATTGACAATAAGCTTGCACATACCTGTATGTACTTGATCGAATCTTTCTCGAATGTTTCATAAGTTTGCGCCTCCAAATTGTCCATAAGAGGctgaaggaaagaaatcaataaaAAGAAATTCAACTACCATATAGAAGAAAATTATGAAGATAGAGAAGAAAGTGAACCTACCTGTAGGGGAGACTGTAAGTAATCTCTATAGCCAAGCTGAAATAGAAAAAACTCTCATTTAAGCTTAATAGAAAAGCGCCACCCAGTCACTAACACCCCCAATGCACAGGAGATACACTACCTCAAAGCGTTCTTGTTCGGGAAGTGGATCCATCCTCTGGTACAAATAAGCAATGTAGTCCAGGCATGACCTTAGCGGATGTCGCTGCATGCCTGAACAATGTTAATACAAACTAAAGCATTCTTGCTAACAATAAGACTGCACATAAAGGAATAGAGAACCTAATGCTTGCATTTCCAAAGGTGTATGCTCTGGCGATTGAGAAAGAGGCTATGGTGGTCGATTGTTTTACGAGAGATAACAAGGGTTCACGAAGGATATAAACTTCCTAAGGCCACCAAGACACAAATA from Nicotiana sylvestris chromosome 12, ASM39365v2, whole genome shotgun sequence encodes the following:
- the LOC104235380 gene encoding protein arginine N-methyltransferase 1.5, yielding MPLGERQGDEKNDAKYCGVETEFSDDMPQLLSLNIHGGFDFVVAPLMDPAYRPSLLESSNGGSGVLPFAGSDLVLSPSQWSSHVVGKISSWLDLDSEDEMLRRDSEIALKQEIAWASHLSLQACLLPAPKGVNCANYARCVNQILQNLSNMQLWLRIPLEKSDDDDDGNRSPNSMGEEHRDSWEMWNSFRTLGEHHSQLSVALDVLCSLPSANSLARWFGEPVRAAIMNSNIFLTNARGYPCLSKRHQNLLTGFFNHSIQIVISGQQMQNLPAGTSGSNHNSNNPSEGVDGMQRHPLRSCLDYIAYLYQRMDPLPEQERFELGYRDYLQSPLQPLMDNLEAQTYETFEKDSIKYIQYQRAVAKALVDRVPDENASTITTVLMVVGAGRGPLVRASLQAAEETGRKLRVYAVEKNPNAIVTLHSLLKIEGWEKIVTIVSSDMRCWDAPEKADILVSELLGSFGDNELSPECLDGAQRFLKEDGISIPSSYTSFFQPVTASKLYNDIKSHKDLVHFETAYVVKLHRIARLTSPQPVFTFNHPEHSTTKSNHRYKKLRFEIPTDTGSALVHGFAGYFDAVLYKDVHLGIEPSTATPNMFSWFPIFFPLRTPIVAQPGVPLEVHIWRCCGTSKVWYEWCVTSPSSSPIHNCNGRSYWVGL